One window of the Eucalyptus grandis isolate ANBG69807.140 chromosome 8, ASM1654582v1, whole genome shotgun sequence genome contains the following:
- the LOC104414400 gene encoding uncharacterized protein LOC104414400, whose translation MELLHLQLQVLPPPPPPPPWRLSPSSPPLLPPCEPRSLASGLPTSSALLFFRRRRRTDRTLVARYVGWGSNAGNRGLGGFGHDLRDGGVGFDRWVRRKEKRRKKRWWPCYYDSSKRRWWYDDDGDEDEEEEEEEEPVGIWEEVIDSLWILKVFKSYGWTLPIILISWLIATGPKAFLITLALPFGQSALALLIKKLWPGKKNKSKGKPRRRRRKRYSYRANNIRTKEERDWRRWNRKDKIEYESWESEGDFSAPEYKGDTNGFGGWDELEGKQFTGKSSPVSERPRRPQMDIGKYSRKASRDDVPLLLRLLIAMFPFLGSWTKMFW comes from the exons ATGGAGCTCTTGCACTTGCAGCTGCAggtcctccctcctcctcctcctcctcctccatggAGGCTCTCGCCGTCGTCTCCGCCGCTGCTTCCGCCGTGCGAGCCGAGGAGCCTCGCTTCCGGGCTGCCCACGAGCTCGGCCCTCCTCTTCTTCCGTCGCCGGAGGAGAACCGACCGGACCCTCGTGGCCAGGTACGTCGGGTGGGGCTCCAATGCCGGGAACCGGGGGCTGGGCGGATTCGGCCACGACCTTCGAGACGGCGGCGTCGGGTTTGATAGGTGGGtcaggaggaaggagaagaggaggaagaagcgtTGGTGGCCGTGCTATTATGATTCCTCGAAGAGGCGTTGGTGGTACGACGACGACGGAGAtgaagacgaggaggaggaggaggaggaagagccTGTTGGGATTTGGGAGGAGGTGATTGACTCGCTTTGGATCCTCAAG GTATTCAAATCCTATGGTTGGACACTTCCTATCATCCTCATCTCATGGCTGATAGCTACTGGTCCAAAAGCTTTTCTCATTACTCTGGCTCTTCCTTTTGGACAATCGGCCCTTGCTTTACTAATTAAGAAATTGTGGCctggaaaaaagaacaaatcaaaaggTAAACccaggagaaggagaaggaaaagatatTCTTACCGTGCAAACAATATCAGAACAAAGGAAGAACGAGATTGGAGGAGATGGAACAGGAAGGATAAGATAGAGTATGAATCATGGGAGTCTGAGGGAGATTTTTCTGCCCCCGAGTATAAGGGAGATACAAACGGTTTTGGTGGATGGGACGAGCTGGAGGGGAAGCAATTCACAGGGAAGTCGTCCCCGGTTTCAGAGAGACCGCGAAGACCACAGATGGATATTGGCAAGTATAGTAGAAAGGCAAGCAGAGATGATGTTCCGTTGCTGTTGAGACTTTTGATTGCGATGTTCCCATTCCTCGGCTCTTGGACTAAAATGTTCTGGTGA